A genomic stretch from Setaria viridis chromosome 1, Setaria_viridis_v4.0, whole genome shotgun sequence includes:
- the LOC117843536 gene encoding aluminum-activated malate transporter 10, translated as MEAAAREAQGGLEWRVTVPEGASVTVEHEAASGAAARAWAWLLACVAAAWGRVAGFARKVWRIGADDPRKVVHGLKVGLSLALVSIFYYTRPLYDGVGGAAMWAIMTVVVIFEYTVGGSVYKSFNRVVATASAGVLALGVHWVAGKTGEFEPYILTGSLFLLAAAATFSRFIPTVKARFDYGVTIFILTYSLVAVSGYRVDELAVLAQQRVSTIAIGIFMCLAVAIFVCPVWAGQELHLLTTRNMDKLAAALEGCVEDYFAEGPAAQPQARSDGYRCVLNSKASEDAQANLARWEPAHGRFGFRHPYGQYGKVGAAMRACACCVEALSSCASAEARAPEHVKRLLRDACTRAGARCARVLREASCSVATMTASSRALDLAVADMNTAVHDLQGDMRSLPSMLAVKLAETSLVDTMPVFTVASLLVEIAARVEGVVDAVDELATLANFKQVDDDDDDDDDDDDKKGESEMTTTKVHPLNEPDADEASSSPENQASKV; from the exons ATGGAAGCCGCCGCGAGGGAAGCGCAGGGTGGTCTGGAATGGCGGGTGACGGTGCCGGAGGGCGCGTCGGTGACGGTGGAGCACGAGGCAgccagcggcgcggcggcgagggcgtgggCGTGGCTGCTCGCCTGCGTGGCCGCGGCGTGGGGAAGGGTGGCGGGGTTCGCGAGGAAGGTGTGGAGGATCGGGGCGGATGATCCCCGGAAGGTGGTGCACGGGCTCAAGGTCGGCCTCTCGCTCGCGCTCGTGTCCATCTTCTACTACACCAGACCCCTCTACGACGGCGTCGGTGGGGCTGCCATGTGGGCCATCATGACCGTCGTCGTCATCTTCGAGTACACTGTTG GTGGCAGCGTGTACAAGAGTTTCAACAGAGTcgtggcgacggcgagcgccggCGTCCTCGCGCTCGGCGTGCACTGGGTGGCGGGCAAAACCGGCGAGTTCGAGCCGTACATCCTCACCGGCTCCCTCTTCTTGCTGG CTGCGGCGGCCACCTTCTCGCGGTTCATCCCGACGGTGAAGGCCCGGTTCGACTACGGCGTCACCATCTTCATCCTGACGTACAGCCTGGTGGCTGTGTCCGGGTACCGGGTCGACGAGCTGGCGGTGCTGGCGCAGCAGCGGGTCTCCACCATCGCCATCGGCATCTTCATgtgcctcgccgtcgccatcttCGTCTGCCCCGTGTGGGCCGGCCAGGAGCtgcacctcctcaccacgcgcAACATGGacaagctcgccgccgccctggaGGGCTGCGTCGAGGACTACTTCGCCGAGGGCCCCGCCGCGCAGCCGCAGGCCAGGTCCGACGGGTACCGGTGCGTGCTCAACTCCAAGGCCTCCGAGGACGCGCAGGCGAACCTTGCGCGGTGGGAGCCGGCGCACGGCCGGTTCGGCTTCCGTCACCCCTACGGCCAGTACGGCAAGGTTGGCGCCGCCATGCGCGCCTGCGCGTGCTGCGTGGAGGCCCTGAGCAGCTGCGCGTCCGCCGAGGCGCGGGCACCCGAGCACGTGAAGCGGCTCCTCCGCGACGCGTGCACCAGGGCCGGCGCGCGGTGCGCGCGGGTGCTCAGGGAGGCGTCGTGCTCCGTCGCCACGATGACGGCGTCCTCGCGGGCGCTGGACCTCGCCGTCGCGGACATGAACACGGCGGTGCACGATCTGCAGGGCGACATGCGGTCCCTCCCGTCGATGCTGGCCGTGAAGCTGGCCGAGACGTCGCTGGTGGACACGATGCCCGTCTTCACCGTGGCGTCTCTGCTGGTGGAGATAGCAGCGAGGGTCGAGGGCGTCGTGGACGCCGTCGACGAGCTGGCGACCCTTGCGAACTTCAAGcaggtcgacgacgacgacgacgacgacgatgatgacgacgacaaAAAGGGGGAATCCGAGATGACGACGACGAAAGTGCACCCGCTGAACGAAccggacgccgacgaggcgtcGTCGTCACCGGAGAACCAGGCATCCAAGGTTTAA
- the LOC117866577 gene encoding probable serine/threonine-protein kinase WNK4, whose translation MEVFGGGDEVLDAEYAEVDPTGRYMRYNVILGRGAFKTVYKAFDEVEGIEVAWNQINIDEVMQCPDNLDRLYTEVHLLKSLKHGNVMKFYYSWIDDHNKTINVITELFTSGSLRHYRQKHPRVNLKAIKNWARQILHGLDYLHSHQPPIIHRDLKCDNIFVNGNHGEVKIGDLGLATVMQTTRARSVIGTPEFMAPELYDESYDELVDIYSFGMCLLEIFTLEYPYSECTNPAQIFKKVSTGVKPAALAKIADPQVKQFIEKCLVRASERSSAKQLLQDPFLCPDTTHGPASTKFSSPAPKAVDIPLLSLQMDVDTCESTSASSGKENGCVAPHTPVLEFTRTNKNTELKLKGEKLDNNSVSLVLRIADLSGHARNIHFLFYLDSDTAMSVAAEMVEQLELADCDVTFIADFIDLLVANLVPGWRPVNDAAPNLYVCRQSESELVITSHQELSELVPDYALVDGMMHPKDVNVSSNGYLDSVSSATNLGGSQGSEGSVISVQLPGSSKSVSDYGAEDYVTMDCGGYKEGINKLEFSHVLGDGSRSIFHIDQASPCLELASSGSSISNADNQDVLNGELVLIEAQYKHLVDELTRMREEAIEGARKKWLPDK comes from the exons ATGGAGGTGTTTGGTGGTGGGGATGAGGTGCTCGATGCTGAATACGCGGAGGTAGATCCAACCGGGCGATACATGCGC TACAATGTGATTCTGGGGAGAGGAGCTTTCAAGACTGT TTACAAGGCATTTGATGAGGTTGAAGGCATAGAGGTTGCATGGAATCAGATCAACATAGATGAGGTAATGCAATGTCCAGATAACCTTGATAGGCTCTACACGGAAGTCCATCTTCTGAAGTCTCTCAAGCATGGAAATGTAATGAAGTTTTATTATTCCTGGATTGATGACCATAATAAAACAATTAATGTCATCACAGAGCTGTTCACATCTGGAAGTCTCAGGCA TTACCGTCAGAAACACCCACGTGTTAACTTGAAGGCAATAAAGAATTGGGCGAGGCAGATTCTTCATGGGTTGGATTACCTGCATAGCCACCAACCTCCAATCATCCACAGAGACCTGAAGTGTGATAACATTTTTGTTAATGGAAATCACGGAGAAGTTAAGATTGGAGATCTTGGACTAGCCACAGTAATGCAAACAACTAGAGCGAGGAGTGTTATTG GCACTCCGGAATTCATGGCACCTGAGCTTTATGATGAGAGTTATGACGAACTTGTTGATATATACTCATTTGGAATGTGCCTGTTGGAGATCTTTACTCTTGAATATCCATACAGTGAATGCACGAATCCGGCCCAGATTTTTAAGAAAGTATCCACA GGTGTTAAACCTGCTGCATTGGCTAAAATTGCTGATCCTCAAGTAAAACAGTTCATTGAAAAATGTTTGGTTCGTGCTTCTGAGAGGTCGTCTGCCAAACAACTCCTGCAAGACCCATTTCTTTGCCCTGATACTACACatggacctgctagcacaaagTTTTCATCTCCAGCACCCAAAGCAGTAGATATTCCTCTATTGTCTTTGCAAATGGATGTTGACACTTGTGAATCCACCTCTGCTAGTTCAGGCAAGGAGAATGGTTGTGTTGCTCCACATACACCAGTCCTGGAGTTCACTAGAACTAACAAAAATACAGAACTAAAGCTAAAGGGCGAGAAACTTGATAACAACTCAGTGTCACTGGTTCTGCGAATTGCTGATTTGTCTG GTCATGCAAGGAATATCCATTTTCTCTTCTACCTGGATTCTGATACAGCTATGTCTGTAGCCGCAGAAATGGTTGAACAATTGGAGTTAGCAGACTGCGATGTTACTTTCATTGCTGATTTTATCGACCTTTTGGTAGCGAATCTTGTTCCTGGTTGGAGGCCAGTAAATGATGCAGCACCAAACTTATACGTATGTAGGCAGTCTGAAAGTGAGCTTGTAATCACTTCCCACCAGGAACTATCAGAGTTGGTCCCTGATTATGCACTAGTTGATGGTATGATGCATCCAAAAGATGTGAACGTATCATCAAATGGTTATCTTGATTCTGTCTCAAGTGCAACCAACCTAGGAGGATCACAGGGCTCTGAAGGTTCGGTCATTTCTGTGCAACTTCCTGGGAGTTCCAAAAGTGTGAGCGATTATGGAGCAGAGGATTATGTTACTATGGACTGTGGTGGGTACAAAGAGGGAATCAATAAGCTAGAGTTCAGCCATGTTTTGGGTGATGGGTCGAGGTCGATTTTCCATATAGATCAAGCATCACCTTGCTTGGAGTTGGCCAGCAGTGGTTCATCAATTTCTAATGCTGATAATCAAGATGTGCTGAACGGGGAGCTTGTTTTGATTGAAGCTCAGTACAAACATTTGGTTGATGAGTTGACAAGGATGCGGGAAGAGGCTATTGAAGGAGCTCGGAAAAAGTGGTTGCCGGATAAATAA